The following DNA comes from Sebastes umbrosus isolate fSebUmb1 chromosome 14 unlocalized genomic scaffold, fSebUmb1.pri SUPER_14_unloc_1, whole genome shotgun sequence.
agaACCatgattaatatatttatatttatatatatacacagtatagtatatatatatttatatacaaataaatatatatatataaattagaacaataattaatatatttatatttatatatatacagtatagtatcaatatatatctatatacaaataaatatatttatatacaaataaatatatttatatatatacagtatagtatcaatatatatctatatacaaataaatatatttatatatatacagtatagtatcaatatatatctatatacaaataatatatttatatacaaataaatatatttatatatatatatttatacaagtaaatatatatatatatatatatatattagtgtatatatatttttaatatataatgtatacatataaatatatattatatatatatttatataaatatatatattttttatatataatgtatacatataagtatataaatataaatataaatataatatatatataacaattatataatatatatatatatcttataaacatgtgttttctgGTCGGTTCCTTCAGCTCAGAGGAAATGAGAGTCTTGAGGCCGGGCCTGGTCGTGTGAACATTTATTGGTTTTATTTGAGTTTTAACACTAAAAGTACCCGGTCAGAGTCTAAAACAggtcataaaaaaagaaaacacaccatCACCATggccttcatcatcatcatcatggcaGACAGGTAGTAACATTCAGACGGTGCTGCTGTGATCAACACGGGGCACAAAACGTGGCTTCTGACCTACcacggggtcaaaggtcagatgtATTCTGAGTTAACTCTCACTTTAACCGCCGGTGGAGATTTACGTCTCCTGACTGTTTAAATTAATCATTCATCATTAAATAGGAAACTCTTCAGATTTGGTTTATTAGACTGCTGAATTACAAAAAAGGGCAACATTGTTTATCAAAAGTATTGCATCGAATCCAAACACAGAGCAGGTGATGAGATCATAGAAACATTAGAGATTACAAATCATAACATCGGTCACGTTTCCCTGTTTCATTATAAACAGTTTAAAGTGTTCATTATAAACATCAAACAGTTCAAAGTGTTTCATTATAAACATCAAAACAGTTCAAAGTGTTTCATTATAAACATCAAACAGTTCAAAGTGTTTGATTATAACATCAAACAGTTCAAAGTGTTTGATTATAAACATCAAACAGTTCAAGTGTTTGATTATAAACATCAAACAGTTCAAGTGTTTGAttataaaacatcaaaacagtTCCAAGAGGTAACATAATAAACGTCCCTCTTTCATCCAACCACTAGAGGACCTCAGATGGTTCCCTGAGGAACGCCGTGTTCTACTTCTACATTATAACATGGAGGGTTTCTTATAGGAACCCTTATTTTATAGATCAGGTCCCTCTGTGTTCTCTGGGTTCTATGGGGAACTCTGgattcccttctttctctctctctctctctctgttctctcgtTCAGCCTCCGGCTCTAACGGAGAGGCTGAACGTCGTCTTCTCCACATGGAACCACACAACCACTTTTCAGAAAACTGCCAGCACATGAAATTAAATCACGGGAGTCGGGATGTGCACTGCGATACGTGCACTGTGATACGTGCACAGTGATATGTGCACTGTGATACGTGCATGTGAATGCGTCTCAGTGAGTAATAATTACATGAAGTTTGACCATTAACAGCAATCACTGATTAACGGACCAAGCCTCAGTTTCATTAAATCGTTCCCAGTCATTCATCCACTCATTCATTTactcattcatccattcatccactaataattcactcattcattctttctttcactcattaatttcattaactcactcactcattatttcattcactcactcatctactcattcagtcattcattcatccactaattcattcattcatgtatccactcattcattcactcatccATTCACTTTCACTCATTCACTTTCATTCATCCACTCacctcattcattcactcactcattaatttactcattcactcactcatttattcattcattcactcaccaattcatttattcactcattcattcatccactcGTCCATccattcactcattcatccactcatccatccattcactcattcatgcatgtattcctccatccatcctgaTTGGTTGTGTAAACGAGAAGAGGAGGCGGAGCCTGATTAGTCAGTAACGGGTCACATGATGCTGCTGTCAGGAGAGAGACCAGGTAACGGCTGCTCCGTGTGCTGCAGGTGTTCCTTACACCTGGTTCAGTGCAGGAGATACCAGGTTCTCCTCCGACAGCATCATCTAATCGGTGCAGTGAAGCAGCTGCTGTCATGTAAAAACCACGTAACTACTcatctgttgtgtgtttttggtttaGAAACATCTGGAGAACATCTGGTTAGGGCCCGTTGAACACtgcctgcagctttaattattcttttacaTTATTTGGTTCTTCTTTAAGAGCTTCACGTCGGGATCTAAAAGTGCTCAACAACCTTCCAGGTTGTGTAACGAATAAACAAGATAATTTAAATATCAGCCAGATGTTAACTATTCAGTGCAGAAGCCCATAAACATCTGGAAAACAGAAccaattaaaataatcaaataaatgatGAGACGGCGTGAAATTACGAAGTCAAAATATGAtagtaaaattattttttaaagtcaGAATTATAACAGAGTAAAGAATCTCAACTGTAAGTCAAACTTTTACTCGGTAACTCATAATTAGTAATTTTTATTCTAGTCATACCgaatgtttttgtctgttttcttgCCTTGGCATTGATGGGCTTACCATATCTCTTATAAACTGTTTAAACTGGATGTTTACGTCCTGACAGACGACGTGTTCGACGTGTTTCTAAAACCTGAAGGGACTTCATCTTCAAACCTGAGAAGTTTGTTTTTTGGTGGTTCTTACGCGACAGCTTCGGGTTCTGAGACGCATCCAACATGAagacaggaaaataaaataaaaacacacattattgtAGTCGAACATCTACGGCGTAGATCTGCTGAGGTAATGAGGTCTGTGAGGAAATGTTTTACAACATGAGGTATGTGACCATGTGGAGGCTGAAAGTGCAACGAGGAGATCGACGAAGACGATCGGCGTTTGCAGAAAAGCGGTTGAGTATTCAGATGTTAGCAAATGCAGACAATCAGCTTTAGTTATTAAAGCAGCGTTCTGTTAGGTATTATCATCATCGTCAGCGTATCAGCGaatcaaagtgtttccatcacCCGGAGAGGAGACCCCAGTTCACGATGATTTTTGTTCCACCAACAACAAGTCAAACTTCAACGCTGCTCAGCAGAGTCCTTATCCGCTTCATATTGctcaacattttaacatttttttgttcaacaaagtaaaaacaggaaaaacaggaaaaacaggATCCGTTCACCTCCGAGCTAGAAAAAGCTGCACATTTACAGAGCATAAAAACGTCTGATTGTTCATGCTGAAGCATCGTGGAGCAGAAACAACATCGATACAGCGATATATATTCATCTGTTTATCTGATCCTTCTCTTTCAACTCATCCAAATCCTCCCATCTCTTCCTGATGACCGGAGGAATGATTCAAATAAAAACTACATGACGTCTGGTGGGATATTTTAGATTCAACGTTCACGAGTTTGACTTTGATCTTGAAGTGACAGACGAGGTGATGAATGTTGACGTCCCGTAAACTATCTGACGGAATTCACCAGCATATTTctctatttctttttcttttcctggcagtaatgggcttccatacagtcaagaaaaataataattagttgaAGCCAAAGAAACAttgttataaaaaataaaaagaactaAATATGGATATTTGATTCTGATTTATATCAGGAAGCttctttaaggaaaaaaaaactgatgaaaAGTTACGAACcatgaaaatacaaatatttacgGTGAGTCAAAAATCGATGCTTACATACAGATCCGACTCATTTAAgttatgaaaagaaaataataattaaagtttTTTGGGGGTATTTTGGACCTGATTGAATAAACAGTTTGACTCTGGGAACTAAATATGGTTATTTGGTTCTGAGTTATATCTGGTACATTAACTTCTTTTTCTGCtaggaaataaaaatacttaatatttagacttagtatctcatattctttttattctccatcttttttttaaatgaatcttTATAAATCAAATGTTGTCATAGTTTAAcatgtgtttttacttttttattctaAAGATTTAACTACTTTCTTCCCTTTTCCTGGCACTAATGGGCTTCCATACAGATCAGACTCATTGAAGTTAAGAGAATAATTAGTTAAAGCCAGACGAACATCGttatagaaaatgaaaacatatatatatatatgtggtatgtggttgtgtttgttgtttcagGAGGTATCTGCGTGTTAACATGAGGTCACTGAACCGAAGAACGAGggatgaaggaaggaaggatgtaAGGAAAGAAGGAAGCAGAGGAGTAAaccttcctcttttctctcgtTTCATCATCAGTTCAGTCTGAAAAGTAAAAACTGTACAACAAACGTAAAAACTGCTGAGATTCACATTCAATGAGTCCAAACAATCGATGCCACTGACGAAGTTATagcttcctgtttgtttacgaccccagaagaagaagaagaaatcccTCAAAAGATCgtccaaaaaaaactaaaatatgacGACAAAAATGCACCTGACGATAATCCAACAAACCGTTTCAAATAAAAAGAGAACAAGTCTGTTTgttgagagaaaaaataaaagggcactttaaaaacaaacagggtCCACGTAGAACAGGTCCACGCAGAACAGGTCCACGCAGAACAGGTCCACGCAGAACAGGTCCAACACCACTGAACAAGAACCGCCATCAGAACCAGGAAACGCCGATCTCCGCCCGCCGCGCTGCTGCACGCTTATTGCAAAATAAAAGATTCACCTGCCGGACTGAAACTcacctgcagcagctggagcTCGTTTCCTGTCCTGCAGCGTGTTTTACAGGagtagaagaagagaggaagaggaagaggaagaggaagaggaggatgtttGTTTCCCTTCGTCTCCTCCGATCTGACGCCTCCTCATcgattacccccccccccccccccccccccatcaggttctttatttcctgtttcatcTGGTCCGCTGTCGGGATTCATGTTTTATCAAAAATCATTCAAGTAATTCAAGTTATTTAGTGATGACGTTCAGCGAGGCCGGTCGTTACGGTGAAATAATCCCCGTCATGGCGACGGACATTACCCGGAAGGGGATTATTTGTCCAGCCACCGCCAACGCCGCCACCAGatgccaccgccgccgccagACTGGTTCGTGACGCTCAGAAACAGAAGCTGATTTTCTTCTGTTCAGAAGAATCgatgctgaaaacagctgaatGATCTGATACTTAATGAATCCTCGTCGACctagaaccagaaccagaaccagaaccacaaccaaaccagaaccagaaccggATATCAGACTCCATCTGGTCCTGGATGGTGGTCCATCATGTGACCTCCTGATGGCGAGGGATCGACTGTCTGTAGACCGTCGGTGTCAcgtctgttttattatttattattgtttgtttgttttctgattcCTGATATcaaacataacataataatgttattaatataataataatataataataatgttattaataataataatataataatgtttattaataataataataatggttattataataataataataatattaataatgtttaataataataataatgttattaagaataatataatataataataatgttattattaataataataataatatgttattcaataataataatataatataataataatgttattaatataataataatgttattaataataataataataatattaatataatgttaatataatataataaaatataataataataataatgttattaataataataataatataataataataatattaataatgttaataataataatatataataataataatcataataataataatgttattaataattaataattgtataataataataataataataataataatgttattaataatataataataataatatataataatgttattaataataataataataatattaatatgttaaTAATGTCCAGTTTACTCAGCTGAGTCATGATATAAAGTAGTTTCTATCTTTCTCTGGTGTTTAATAAACTACATGATTAAAAATAGCACTAATGTGTCTGGTTCTGGTCTCAGGTGTGTGGATCCtcctctggttctggttctgctcTGTGGACCCGGTCTGGTTTTTGTTGGACTCTGTTGAAGCTCCGTTGATCCCGTTTCCAGTTCAGCCCAGGTGACCCGGCTCAGGTCCCGCCGGGTTCGGGACCGGTTCAGGTCCGGGTCCCGGGATGCTGGGTCCGGACGTGGCTGTGGAGGCGGGTCGCCGAGGAGAACCTCTTCCCGCAGTCCGAACAGCGTAACGCCGAGGCGCTGCCGGCGGGCGGAGACGAGGGCGACGACGTGTCGGCCGCCGCGTTCTCTGCCACGTGAGTCTGACGGTGAGCCTTCAGGAGAGACATCCGACTGAACCGCCGGCCGCACTCCTCACACTCCGACCAGACCCGCCGCCGCTTCTTctacagcacacacagacagttatacagttattatatatatatatatagcatcatattatattatattacatatattatactgtattttatatattatattatagtatatataacattatattacattatactgtattatattatattatatatatattatattatatcatactgtattatattatattacatatattatactgtattttatatattatattatagtatatataacattaatattacattatactgtattatattatattatatatatattatattaatatcatactgtattatattatattatatataacattatattacattatactgtattatattatagtatatataacattatattacattatactgtattatattatattagtattatattatatatatattatattatatcatactgtattatattatattatatataacattatattacattatactgtattatattatagtatatataacattatattaccattatactgtagttatattatattatatatatatttattatatcatactatattatattatatatatattatattatatcatactgtattatattatattacatatattatactgtaattttatatattatagtatatataacattatattcattatactgtattatattatattatattatatcatactgtattatattatattatatataacattatattacattatgctgtattatattatattatatatatattatattatatcatactgtattatattatattgatatatatattatattatatcatactgtattatattatattatatatatattatattatatcatactgtattatattatattacatatattatactgtattttatatattatattatagtatatataacattatattacattatactgtattatattatattatattatatataacattaGATTACATTAtgctgtattatattatattatatatatattatattatatcatactgtattatattatattatatatatattatattatactgtattatattatattatattatattatactgtattttatatattataattatagtatatataacattatattacattatactgtattagattatattatatatatattatattatactgtattatattatattacatatattatactgtattttatatattatatattatattatatattatatcatactgtattatattatattatattatatatattatatcatactgtattatatatattatactgtattttatatattatatattattatatattatatcatactgtactatattatattatactgtattttatatattatattaaatatattatactgtattatattatattatatcatactgtactatatcatattatattatactgtattttatatattatattacattatactgtattatattatattatgtatattatattatactgtattatattatatacattttatatattatattatactgtaatattatatttatatatattatactgtatatattatatacatttatatattatttatatatattatattatactgtattatattatattacatatattatattatactgtattatattatatacattttatatattatattgtttatattatattacactgtattttatatattatattatattatatattatattatactgtatttattatatattatattatactgtataatataatattacatatattatattataatatatatattttatatggtaaatggtaaatggacttgcatttatatagctcttttctagtcttccgactactcaaagctctttacgctgcatgtcagcattcacccattcacacacacattcacacactgatatcAGAGGCTACTAAGGAGCCAACTCTgtccatcaggatttaatctaaatatcattcacacaccgatggctcagccttcagagcagtttggggttaagtgtcttgctcaaggacacatcgacatgtgacccggagcagcacCTTCTCATTGGTGGACGagctgctctaccctctgagccacagccgccccatatatattatattaaacaatatatataatattaaactgtattatattatatgtattatattatatatattatattatactgtattatattgtattataaatttttataaaaatatataccatttatatatttatatatatcatatttatatattatatgtattatattataaatattttatatattatatagcatatttattatattatatgtattatattatattgtattttatatatattatattatactgtattatattatattataatattttatatattatatatatcatttatatattatatatcatattatatgtattataattatatattatattacttatatatattatataatactgtattatattatataatatattatattattttatatatattatattatatgtattatattatataatatattatattattttatatatattatattatactgtattatattatattataaatattttataaaatatatatatcatttatatattatatatatcatatttataatattattattatatattatattattctgtattatattataaatattttatatattatatatatcatttatatattatatatcatatttattattttatatgtattatattatatattattttatatatattatataatataatactgtattatattatattataaatatttatatattatatatatatttataatattattattatatattatattattttatatatattatattatactgtattatattatattataaatattttatatattatatatatcatttatatattatatatcatattatatgtattatattatatattatattattttcatatagtattatataatactggtattatattatattatataatatattatattattttatatgtattatatttatataatattatatatatttatattatactgtatattatattataaatattttatacaaTATCTATATATCATTAAtctattatatatcatatttattatattatatgtattatattatatattatattatataatataatactgtattatattatattataaatattttatatattatatatatatgtataatggattattatatattatattatttatatatattatattattctgtattatattataaatattttatatattatatatatatttatactattattattatatattatattattttattatattatattatactgtattatattacattaataaatattttgtatattattatatcatatttattagattatatgtattatattatatatattatattataatatatataatattatattatatataatattagattatattatatgattatattatttatattattatatatactgtattattaaatattttatatattatataaatcatatttatttattatatgtattatattatattaattcaGACTCTGACTGattaatgtacttagttacttcctCCGCTGACAACCATCAGCTGatcttttatcatattttcttcttttggtatttggagtttttttgttcatgttttcattccATCAAAGAGTTCAGAAGCAAAGAGGTGAAAGCGCGAGTTCAGCGGCGCCGGTCCAGTTTTTGACGCAGACATTTTTGAGCGACTTTATAATTTTAAACTTTAGATTTAAgcgtagaagtagta
Coding sequences within:
- the si:dkeyp-113d7.10 gene encoding zinc finger protein 205, with the protein product MLHRLLLCRLSVLEDEDENAAAIAKETLAALAIEGANDRRDDVEAPGRTRPSPTREEEEEEEERGGGEEEEDKGRKKKRRRVWSECEECGRRFSRMSLLKAHRQTHVAENAAADTSSPSSPPAGSASALRCSDCGKRFSSATRLHSHVRTQHPGTRT